The following nucleotide sequence is from Mycobacterium sp. Z3061.
ATAGAGACCCTCGGGCGTGTTGATACCGATGTTGGGGCCGCCGGGGAAGAAGGGGTCGATATACATCGGCGGGATGCCCTGGATGTAGTCCGGGATCGGGATCGGGTAGCCACTGGCGCCCATGACCAGGGTGACGGCAGCTGCCGGGGCGGCGGCCACGTTGGTCAACAGCGACCGGATCGGCGAAATAGCTGAGTCCAGAGCGCCGGCAACGGCGTTGGCGATTTCGGTCTCCAGGTAGGCAAGGCCACCGCTGGTCAGCGCACGAGCGAACTGCGCGTGGAATTCCGCCGCCTGTCCCAGCACTGCCTGACCCTCGCGGCCGTAGGTGTCAAAGAGATTCGCGATGGCCGCTGATACTTCGTCAGCGGCCGCGGTCGCCAGGCCGATAGTCCCGGCGGCTGCACTCGCGTTGGCGGCGCCGATCGCACCGTGAACGTCCGCCAGGTCCGCCACGGCCGCTGAGATGAGATCCGGCTGCACGGTCAAATACGACATCGACCAATCCTTCGCATCGACGAAATACGCGATGTCGACGGCGCCAACTTGAAGCCCGAATTCCCGCCCGGCGCGGCCGATGCCGGTGAGCCTACATTGACGTCCGCGTCAATGTCGCAGTTCGGCGAGGGAAACTACCACTGCCGCAACGGCATTGCAGGGGCCTAAGCGCCGGTGAGGTCGCCGAGCACGTTGCCGAACGCGTCGGTGATGACCACGAACTCGAAGCCGGCGGCGAGTGTTCCGATCGCGACGTCAGCGGCGATCGGCTTGGCGAACGCATTGACCAAGCCGCCCACCGGATCACCGTTGACGGCCTGCTGAATCCCGTCCAGGAACAGGTTGACGTTGTAGGACGGAGCCGTGGTCAGCAGCGAGTTCACGATGTCCGCGGTCGGCAGCGCGACCGCGTAGGTGTCGGCGGCCGCGCTGGTGATGGCGGTGGTGATATTGGTGTTTGCGGACTTCAGCGCGTCGAAGAAGCTGTTCACCGGGGAGGCGGTCGCACCGGGCAATGCGAACGGCAGCGACAGGCCGCCGCCACCCGAGGGCACCAGGGCTGCCAGGCTGGCCGCCGACGGCAGCGCCGGGGCGCCGATAGCCTTCGTGAAGTTCTGGACACCTTGTCCCGCGAGAGCGATCTGGTCGCCGACGAAGTTCGTCGGGATCGGCGGCAGCGCTTCGAACGGAACGTGTACGTCGGCGTAGCCGGTGGTGTAGCCGTAGTGCGGGTCGCCGTAACCCCAGTTGACCAGGTAGGTCAGGTTGGGCTCGAGCAACGCCGCCAACGGTGTTCCGATCACCGGGATGGCCTTGATCGGCGACAGCAGCGGCAGACCCGGTTGCGTGATCATGTAGTAGTGGTCCCACGTGTTGCCCGGTGATACGGGCTGCTCGATGAGGCTGTAGCCCGGTGGCAGCGCGTTCGGGTTCAGGTCGGGGTAGTCGCCATGCACCGTCTGGATACCGAGGAACGCGTTGAGGTCCGCCAGGAAGTTGATCGGGTACCTGGGGAAGTCGGCGTAGCCGTCGTACTGCAGCGTGTACGTGGTGGTCGGGATGCCCGTGTTGGTCGGGGTGGGGCCGAAGAAGTCCAGGCCGAGGGCCGGCAGCGACAGCCCCGGGAAGCGTGCCAACAGCCCGCCGTTCGGGTTCATCGGGTTGCCCAGCAGGGTGAAGCTGAGCTCGTTCGGACCGGGCAACGTGCCCGCGGCGATCAGGTTGCGCAACTCGAGGGAGGAGAGGATGGCGCTCTGGGAGTAGCCGAGAACGGACACCGATTGTCCGCCGGTGCTGATCAATCCGTTGGGCCCGAACAACGCGTTGTCGAGGATCTCCACGCCACGCTGCGCCGACACGTTGAGGGTCAGGTCCTTGATCGCTGTCAGCGGATACAGGCCTTCCGGAGTGTTCAGCGGCAGCGACGGCGCGCCAGCGAGAAGGTTGTAGCCAGCGGTGATCCAGGGCTTTATGGAGGTCAGGTAGGACGGCGGCGGGATGGGCGTTCCGCTGCCGGCCATGATCAGCGCCGCGTCGTAGGGCCCGTAGGGCGACACCGGAACGGTTGTGATCTTGGTGCCTGGCCCACCCGGGACCGGTGCACCGAACAGCGACTGGACCGGGGCGAGCAATGGCTGCAGGGGAGCGAGCAGAGCCTCGATCGGGGAGGCGGCCGCGCCGAACCCGCCTGCACCGCCCAGAACCTGGGCCGCGTTCGCGATCTCCGCCTCGGCGTAGGTGAGACTGGCCGCGGCCAGGGCGCGGTTGAACTCCGCGTGGAACGCTGCCGCCTGTCCGATGACCTGCTGGTATTCCTGACCGAACGCTCCGAAGAGTTGCGCGGCGGCCGCCGAGATCTCGTCGGCCGCGGCGGCGGCCAGGCCGGTGGTCGGGCCCGCGGCGGCCGCGCTGGCCTCGGTGAGGGCGGTGCGGATTCCGGCCAGGTTCTCGGCGGCGGCGCTGATCAGTTGTGGTTGCGTCGTCAAATACGACATCTGCTAATCCCCTTCACGGCCAGGGCAATTTCAGGTGTCAGACTAGAACGGTCCGGCCGACCGCATTGTGCTTTTAGAAGCTAAATATTTTTGGGACGGTCAGTCTTCAGGGGATCAGGGACTGAATGTCCTGGAGGGTGTTCACGACCGCTTCGGTGAGCACCAGGAACTCCACCGCGCCGGCCACTGTGGCCAGACCAACGTCGGCTGCGATGGGCAGCCCGATCGCGTTGATCAGGTTGCCCTGCGCCAATTGCTGGGTGAACAGCGCCGCGTTGTAGGCGGGCAGCGAGGTCACCACGGACGTGGCGATATCGGCAGTGGGCAACAGGACGGCGTAGTTGGTCGCGGCGATCGATCCCACCGTGTTGGCGATCTGCTGCGGTGTCGGCAGTGCGGCCACCTTGGCCCCGATCTCGGTCGGCGACGGCAGCGCGAATGTCGGAGCAGTCACCGGCTGGCTGGCCATGGCCTGCAGGTCGGCGCTGAAGTGGTTGATGCCCTGCTGGGTTCCGTTGGCGAGGGCGTTGAACACGGTACCCGGGGCGACATCGGGGAACAGTCCGAACGGCGTCGGGAGGTCGGCCGGACTCGTGGAGTAGCCGTAGTTCGGGTCGCCGTAGCCGAGATTGACCAGCACCCTCATGTTCGGCTCGATCAGGTTGGCCAGCGGGTTGCCGATACCGGGTATGGCGCGCAGCGGTTGCAGCAGCGGCAGGTGCTCGGTCGGCAGGATGTAGTAGCTGGTGTTGCCGGTGTAGCCCGGCGACGTCTGCAGCGGTATGGCGGCGTTGATCTGCGCCTGGGTCAGGTTGAGGTATTGCGGGTGAACAAAGACGATGCCGGCGACCGCGTTCAGGTCGGAGATGAGATTGAGCGGGTACTTCGGGAAATCGGCGAAGCCGTCGTACTCGAGCGTGTAATTGCGGACCGGGTAGATGGTGTCCGATGGTGTGGCGCCGTAGAACTCCAGACCCAGGCTCGACATGACCAGACCCGGGAACCGGGACAGGAGACCGCCGTTCGGGTTCATCTCGTTGCCGGTCAGGACGAAGTTCAGCATGTTCGCCGGGGGAGGGGTGGCGCCGAAACTCGACAGACCCGCCGCGAGGTTGCGCATGTACAGCGACGAGATGACGGCGCTTTGTGAGACGCCGAAGACGGTGACCGACTGGTTCAGATCGTGAATCTGGTGGTAGACGGCGTTGTCCATGGTGGTGAGACCGATCTGGACCGATTTGTTGAAGTACAGACTGCGGACGCCGGTCAGCGGGTAAAGCTCTTCGGGTGTGTTCAGCCCTTGCAGTTGTGCAACGGTAGTGCCGATGTAGTTGTTCGCCTTCTGCAGGAACTCCGCCGTGACGATCGGAACGCCGGTGCCGCTGAGAACCAGCGAGATGTCGTTGGGCACCCAGGGGATCGCTGCCGCGGTCGCCGCCTGCGTGGTCGGCGCGAACGCTCCGCCCAGTGCTGCGGCGGCGGCCGTCTCGGCTTGCGCGTAGACCGAACCCGCCGCCGCCAGCGTCCGCTGGAATTCACCGTGGAACGCCTCGAATTGCCTTACCACGTCCTGGTATTCGCGCCCGAACGTGCCGAACAGCTGGGCGATCGCCGCGGACACCTCGTCGCCTGCCGCCGCCAGCAGGCTCGACGTCGGTGTGGCCGCGGCCGCGCTGGCCGCGCTCAGTGCCGCGCCGATCCCTTCGATGTCGGTGGCAGCCGCCACCATCGCCTGTGGCTCCGCCAGCAAAAACGACATACGTGCAGTCCCTTCCCCTCGACCCCCCGCAAGCTTTGCGCAAGCGTAAAGGGGACCTTCCGAAACTGTCTGGCGTTTACGCCATTCGGCCCGAAAGTCAGGGGATGAGGGCGCTGATGTCCTTGATGTTCTCGGAGATCGCCTTGGCGATGACGAGGAATTCGACGATGCCGGCGATGGTGGCCAGTCCGACGTCGGCGGCGAGCGGATATCCGATGGCGTTGATCAGGTTGCCCTGCAGCAGCTCGCTCAGGAAAAGCTGCGAGTCGTACAGCGGCATGGTGGTGGCGAAGGCGAGCGCGGTGTCGGCGGTGGGGAGCAGGACGGCGTAGTCGGTCGAGATGACCGTGGCGGCGGTGTTCACGATCTTCTCCGGCGACGGCAGCGCGGCGAGTGTCGCCATCAGGTCTGCGGGTTGCGGCGGAGTGAAGGACGGGATGGTGATCGGTTGTGCCATCAGCTTCTGCACCTCGGCGGTGAAGTCGTGGATGCCTTGTTGTGTTCCGGCGGTGAGGGCTTCGATGACAGTGCCCGGGCTGACGTCCGGGAACAAACCGAACGGGGTGCGGATGTCCGCGGGACTGGTCGAGTAGCCGTGGTACGGGTCGCCGTAGCCCAGGTTGACGATCACCTTCAGGTCGGGTTCGATCAGGGCGGCCAGCGGGTTGCCGATGACGGAGGTCAGGCGCAGCGGTGCCAGCAGCGGCAGGTTCTCGGTCGGGATCATGTAGTAGTCGGTCACGCCGGTGTAGCCAGGTGAGGTCGTCAGCTTGATGGCGCCGTCGACCTGCGGCACCGTGAGATCCAGATACTTGACGTGCACGGTCGCGATCCCCATCACCGCATTGAGGTCGGAGATGAAGTTGAGCGGATACCGCGGGAAGTCGGCGAAGCCGTCGTACACCTGGGTGTAGATGGCAGTCGGGTAGAGCGTGTCCGACGGTGTCCCGCCATAGAACGACAGACCGAGGGTCGGCAGCGTCAGACCGGGAAAACGCGCCAGCATGCCGCCGTTGGGATTCATCTCATTGCCGACGAGGACGAAGTTGAGCTTCCCCTGGTAGGGCGAACCCATGGCGGCCAGCTTCTGCATTTCCAGCGAGGCGATGATCGCGCTCTGGGAGTAGCCGAAGATGGTGAGGCTGTTTCCGGGAATGGCCAACTGCGCTTGAATCGCGTTGTCCATGATCGTCAGGCCCTCGACGACCGACTGGTTCAGCGTCATGCTCTTCACGCCGGTGATCGGATACAGGTTCTCCGGGGTGTACAGCGGTAGGCGGGCGGTGAGTGTGCGGACATAGAGTTCGTTCGCCTTCTCGACGTACGCCGCTGACGGAATGGGCACACCGGTGGGTCCGACGAACAACGAGGTCAGGTTGGCGGCGAAGGGCGGAATCGCGGCGGCGCTGGCGGCCTCGGTCTGCACATAGGCGTTCGCCGCCGCGGCCAGGGTCTGCTGGAAGCTGGTCTGGAATGCCTCGACCTGCCCGACGAGTGCCTGGAACTCCTGCCCGTGACTGCCGAACAGATTCGCGATGGCTGCCGAGACCTCGTCGGCGGCCGCGGCCAGCAGGCCGGTGGTCGGCGCTGCCGCGGCCGCGCTCGCGGCGCTGACCGTCGAACCGATGTTTCCGATGTCCGTGACTGCTGTCGTGATGACCTCCGGCGCGACAAGCAGATTCGTCATGGGCGTCTCTTCCCCCGTCGAAGACCGTGGTCTCGGTCAGATTGGCCGCCAGCGTATGACGAGGCCGCCGAATCTGTCCGGGTTTTGGCGCTATCGGGGAGCGCCGAGACTTACGGGATCAGTGCCCGGATGTCGCTGATGTTCTGTGAGATCGCCTTCGAGATGACCAGGAACTGGACGATGCCGGCAATCGTCACCAGACCGACATCGGCCGCGATGGGATATCCGATCGCGTTGACGATGTTGCCCTGCACCAGTTGCTCCAGGAAGAGCTGGGAGTCGTACAGGGGCAGCGAGGTCGCAAAGGCCAGCGCCGTATCGGCGGCCGGGAGCAGCACGGCGTAGTCGGTCGAGATGACCGTGGCGGCGGTGTTCACGACCTTCTCCGGTGACGGCAGGTTCGACAACGTGGCAATGAGGTCGGCGGGCTGCGGGGGCGTGAATGTCGGGAACTCGATCGGCTGCGCGGCCAGGGCCTGCAGTTCGGTGTGGAAGTCCTGGATCCCCTGGCGGGTTCCGTTGGCGAAAGCGTCGATCAGGGTGCTGGGACTGACGTCCGGGAAGAGCCCGAACGGGGTCTGCACGTCGGCGTAGCTGGTCGAATAACCGTAGTTGGGGTCGCCGTAACCCAGATTGACGATCACTTCCAGGTTCGGTTCGATCAGGGCGGCGAGCGGGTTCCCGATCACCGGTATCGCGCGTAGCGGCATGAGCAGCGGTAGTTCCTCGGTGGGAATCATGTAGTAGTAGGTCTTGCCGCCGTTCTCGTAATAGCCGGGCGAAGTGGGTAGTTGAACGGCGCTGTTGACTTGAGCGGCAGTCAGACTCAGGTACTTCGTGTGCACCGTGGCGATGCCCACCACCGCGTTGAGGTCGGAGATGAAGTTGAGCGGATACCGCGGGAAGTCGGCGAAGCCGTCGTACTCCTGGGTGTAGATGGCCACGTCGTAGGGCGTGTTCGACGGTGTCGCTCCGTAGAAGTCGAGACCCAGCGTCGGCAGGGTCAGGTTCGGGAAGCGGGCCAGCATGCCGCCGTTGGGGTTCATCTCGTTGCCGACCAGGACGAAGTTGAGGTCCGCCGGCGAGATCGGGAAACCCTGCGCCGCAAGCTGTTGCATGTACAGCGAGGAGATGATTGCGCTCTGCGAGTAGCCGAAAACGGTCACCGGGCCGTTTGTTATCTGATTCTGGATGTAGTTGCCCAGGATCGTCAGACCCTCGGAAACTGATTGGTTCAGCGTCAGGCTTTTGACGCCGGTGATCGGGTACAGCTCTTCGGGCGTGTAGAGGATCGGCAGGGCCTGGTTCGGGTTGTTCGCATGCACGTAAAGGAGATTCGCCAGAGTGGCGTATTCCGGCGGCGGTATCGGCACCCCGGTGGGGCCGATGAACACCGCGGTCGGAAATGTGCTGAAGGGCGGATTGGTGACCGGGAACGCCGGCGGTGGGGGTGTGAACGCCGCGGCGGCGGGCAGACCCAGGGCCCCTTGCAGGGCGGCGGCGGCCGCGGTCTCGGTGTGGGCATAGGCATTCGCCGCCGCTGCGAGGCTCTGCTGGAACTGCTCGTGATACGCCTCCACCTGGCCGATCACCGCCTGAAATTCCTGGCCGTGCGTGCCGAAGAAATTCGCGACGGCCGCGGATACCTCGTCCGCGGCGGCGGCCAGGAGGCCCGAGGTCGGTGCGGCCGCGGCCGCGCCTGCCGCCCGCACCGTTGAACCGATGCTCTCGATGTCCGTGGCGACCGATGTGATGATCTCCGGCTGTACCAACATAGACGTCATTTGCCCACCCCATCCCCCTGTGACCGCAAAAACGGTCAGTTCCCGAAGTCAGGGTATGACGCCGACGCTATGCCTGTCAGGAGTTCCCGTTCTTTGACAATCGCCTAATAGCGCATGCCGCAATACATTTGAGAATCATTGGAATTCGACGACTAACGCTTCCCGCGAAGCTCGTGCGACGTCCTAACCCACCGTGCGGGAATTCCGCTGGGAAGCCAAAGGTTCTGCGTCCAATAGCGACCGGGCCGACGGCGGGTCCCTCGATCGGGGCCGCACCGACCGGTGCGGTGTGTGCGACTTCGGAACTGGTGCAAGGGAATAGATCGACCAACACGTCGAAGGCCGAGTCCGGCTACAAGCCGATGCTCTGCAGGTCCTGAGCGATGTCCGCGGCGGCCTCCACCACCGCGATGAACTCGATCATGCCGCCCAGCGCGGCCAGCCCGGCGGTGGCGGCGAGCGGAAGTTCGATTGCGGCCCTGAGGTTGCCCTGGGCGAGCTGGCTCACGAACAGCGTGAAGTCGTACGCGGGCATGGTGGTGGCAAACGCGGTGAGCAGGTCTGCCGTCGGGAGCAGCACCGAGTAGCCGGTGGAGACCACCGATGCGAACGTGTTGGCGATGTTGACCGGCGTCGGCGGTAGGACCGGCGGCGTCGGTGGTGCGTAAGCCTGAATGAGTGGCGGGAACCCGGGCGGTTGAATTACCGGGGCCGTGGTCAGCGCGTGCGGTGCAATGGCGAGGAAGTCGTTGATGCCCTGCTGGGTCCCCCGGACCAGAGCGTCCGCGACGACGCCCGGCGGGACTTCCGGGAACAGCCCGAACGGCGTAGGCACGTCGGCGTAGCCCGTCGAGTATCCGTAGTTGGGGTCGCCGTAGCCGAGGTTCACGATCACCTTCAGGTTCGGCTGTACCAGCGCCGCAAGAGGTTCGCCGATGACGGGGATGGCGCGCACCGGGTCCAGCAGCGGAAGATTCGGGTGATCGATGATGAACCACCTGTTGCTCGTCGCGCCGGTGGTCGGCAACGGAGTGGCCGACTGGACTTGCGCGGGCGTGAGGTCGGCGTAAGTCGTGTGGACCGTGATGATGCCGAAGACGGCATTGATGTCCGACACGATATTGAGCGGGTACCGGGGGAAGTCGGCGAAGCCGTCGTACTGGAGCGTGTAAGTCGTTGTGGGATAAGGGGTATTGGGCATCGCGCCGTAGAACGGCAGACCCACGGTCGAGATGTCCAGGCCGGGGATGCGGGCCAGTATGCCCCCGTTGGGGTTCATCTCGTTGCCGGTGAGGATGAAACTGAGCTGACTGGGGAGTGGGGCGTTGGGTCCCAGCGAAGCGTAATGCCCCATCAGCAGCGACGAGATGACCGCACTCTGCGAGTAGCCGAAAACGGTGACGTGGTTGCCGGCGTGGATCTGATCCCAGACCGCGGTGTCGAGGATCTGTAGGCCCTGTTGCACCGAAGAGGCGAAGATCAACGAGCGCACGCCGGTGATCGGATACAGCTGCTCGGGAGTGACCAGCGATGTCAGAGTCGCGCCCATCGCATTGGGCTGGATGAAGAGTTTGTTGACAGCATCGAGGTAGGTCGGCCCGGGAATCGGAGTTCCGGTGCCGCCCATGGCAATTGCGATATTGTCGTTGAACACCGGCGGCAGGACGGGCGGCGCGGTCGGCTGGAAGAGCCCGCCCGTCACGCTCTGCCGAAGCTGGGCGGTGTTGATCGCCTCGGCGTTGACGTAGTAGTCGATCGTGGAGCTCAGGTTCTGAATCAGACCCTGGTACAGGGGCCCGAGCTTGGCGCTCACCGATTGGAATTCCCGGCCGAACCCACCGAAGAAGTCGGCGATCGCCGTCGACACCTCGTCGGCCGCCGCGGTCATCAGCGTGGTCGTGGGAGCTGCCGCGGCCGCGGCAGCCTCACCGATCGCCGTGCCGAGCCCGGACAACTCCGTCGCGGCGGCTGCCAATGCCGGCGGCTGCGCGAATACGTAAGACACCCTGGTGAGGGTAGAGCGGTGGCGCCACGATGTCTGGCCTTTGGCCCGACTCATAGAGCTTTGCCCGGATCAGCCCAAGAGAGCCTCTCGCAACCGGGTCACATCCGTCCCGGTGATGCCGGCGTCGCGCAGGTAGGCGTCCAGCGATCCGAACGACTCGTCGATCGTTTGCCATGCCGCCCAGAGGTATTCGGCGCGGACACCGAGAACTCCGTCGGACAGCCGCGCCTTGGTGAAGGTGACCACCTCGGGGGTCAGCTCGACGTCGGAGCGCTGCGCGATCATCTCGGCGATCTGTTGGCGCAGCTGCGGTACGGCTTCGTTGCTGCGCAGGTAGTCGGCGACGATGAGGTCGCGGTCCAGCCCGGCGGCTTCCAGGACTGTCGCGACCACGAAACCGGTACGGTCCTTGCCGGCAAAACAGTGGGTGAGCACCGGGCGACCGGCGGCCAGCAACGTGAAGACCCGGCGTACCGCGCGTTGGGCCCCGTTGCGAGTGGGGAATTCGCGGTACTCCTCGGTCATGTAGCGGATCGCGTTGGCTTCGATAGCTTCGTCGGACTCGTCGGCATCGCCTTCGGTCATCAATCGCCTGAACGCACTTTCGTGCGGGGCTTCATTGTTGTCGGAGTCATCGGCAGCGGGCTGGTCGTCGGCGAGGTCCGGGAATGGCAACAGATGGATGTCGACGCCGTCGGGCACCCGACCCGGGCCGCGCCGGCTGACCTCGCGGGTCGAGCGCAGGTCGGCGACGTCGGTGATGCCCAACCGGCGCAACACCTCCCGTCCGTCGTCGTCCAGTCCGCTCAGCTCACTGGACCGGTACAGCCGTCCGGGCCGAAGTGCCGCCGTCTGATCGGCGACATCGCGAAAGTTCCACGCCCCGGGCAGTTCCCGGGATGTCTCAGCCATGACTGGTGACCGCCGCGGCCAGGGCTGACTGCTCGCGGCCCAGCTCGGTGCGCGCGATGGTCCGCAGGTGCACCTCGTCGGGGCCGTCGAAGATACGCATCGCGCGGTGCCAGCCGTAGAGCCGGGCCAACACCGTGTCGTCGCTGACGCCGGCGGCGCCGTGTACCTGGATCGCGCGGTCGATGACGTCACACGCCACCTGCGGTGCTACCGCCTTGATCTGCGAGACCAGCAGATGCGCGGCCTTGTTGCCGTGCTTGTCGATGGTCCACGCCGCCTTTTCGCACAGCAGCCTGGCCTGGTCGATCTCGTTGCGGGACTTGGCAACCGCGTGTTGCACCAGTCCCTGGTCGGCGAGCGGGCGGCCGAACGCGATGCGGTTGTTGGCCCGGGCGACCATCAGCGCGAGCGCGCGTTCGGCTCCGCCGAGCGCGCGCATGCAGTGGTGGATGCGGCCCGGCCCGAGTCGTGCCTGAGCGATGGCGAAGCCGGCGCCCTCCTCGCCGAGCAGGTTGGTGGCCGGCACCCGCACGTTGTCGTAGACGATCTCGCAGTGGCCGTGCTGGTCCTGCCAGCCGAACACCGGCGTGGAGCGCACGACCGTCACTCCCGGGGTGTCCATCGGCACCAGGATCATGGACTGCTGCTGGTGGCTGGCCGCCTCGGGATTTGTGCGGCCCATGACGATGAGGATCTTGCAGCGTGGATCCGCCGCGCCTGACGTCCACCACTTGCGGCCGTTGATCACGTAGTCGGCGCCGTCGCGCACGATCGAGGTTTCGATGTTGCGCGCGTCGCTGCTGGCGACCGCGGGCTCGGTCATCGAGAACGCGCTGCGGATCTCCCCGTTCAGCAGCGGCTCGAGCCACTGCTTGCGCTGGGGTTCGGTGGCGAACAGGTGCAGGGTCTCCATGTTCCCGGTGTCCGGGGCCGCGCAGTTGAGCGCCTCCGGAGCGATCTCGAGACTCCAGCCGGTCAGTTCCGCCAGCGGCGCATACTCCAGGTTGGTCAGACCGGACTCGGCCGGCAGGAACAGGTTCCACAGGCCGCGTTCCCTGGCCTTGACCTTCAGGTCTTCGATGACCGGCGGGACCGTGAAGTCGCCGGGCCCGGCTTCGTGGCGGTACTTGTCGTAGTCGGCCTCTGCCGGAAAGACGTGTTCGGTCATGAAGTCGGACAGTCGTTTGTGGTAATCGCTGGCTTTGGCCGACATTGCGAAGTCCATGACCGCCACGATAGGACACCTGTCACCACCCCCCGCGAGCAGACGCAGAATCGCATGCAAGAGCACGGATTTGTGCGATTTTGTGTCTGCTCGCGGGTTGGATGGCCGGCGGGTTAAATGATGTGATGCGCCCCCCGCTTCCGCCGTTCAGCCTCGAGACAGCGCTGCAGAAAGTTCAGGCCGCCGAAGACGCCTGGAACACCTGTGATCCCGAGCGGGTGAGCCTGGCCTACACGGTCGACTCGCAGTGGCGGAACCGCGGCGAGCACATCGTCGGCCGGGCCGAGATCGTTGCCTTCCTGACCCGCAAGTGGCAACGCGAACTCGACTACTCGCTACGCAAAGGTCTGTGGAGCTTCACCGACAACCGGATTGCGGTGCGCTTCCAGTACGAGTGCCACGACCCGAGCGGCCAGTGGTACCGCAGCTACGGCAACGAACTGTGGGAATTCAGCGCGGACGGGCTGATGGCGCGCCGTGAAGCCAGCATCAACGATGTCGCGATCAATGAATCCGACCGCAGGCTGTTCGGGCCCCGCCCCGCGTCGGAGCACGGCGCGGACTTCCCGCTGTGGTGATCCGTTCTCAGACCGGCGGGTAGCTGGGCGGCGGATATCCGTTTCCGGACTCCACGCCGCGCAGGCCCCAGGTGAGATAGCTGAAGAAAAACTCGATCTCGTCGCTTCCGTCGTAGTCAGGACTCGGGTCCATCACTCCACCTCTCGACTGCCGATCGACTCCCCCATTGCGTCTGTTTCGCGAGTCTAGTCCTATCCGCGTCGGTGCGACAGGCGCGGTCCTGCCTAAACTGTCCAACTAGTTGATTGATAATCAGTCAGGTGGGGGGTCGTCCGCGCCCCTACCGGCAGTGACGAGGGTGAGTAGAGATGGCATCCGGAAGTGGCCTGACCCGCCGTGAGGAGTTGCTGGCCGTCGCCACCAAGCTGTTCGCCGCCCGCGGCTATCACGGCACCCGGATGGACGACGTCGCCGACGTGATCGGGCTGAACAAGGCCACGGTCTACCACTATTACGCGAGCAAAGCGCTGATCCTGTTCGACATCTACCGCCAGGCCGCCGAGGGAACGCTGGCCGCCGTCCACGACGACCCGTCCTGGACGGCGCGCGAGGCGCTGTACCAGTACACCGTCCGCCTGCTGACCGGCATCGCCGGCAATCCCGAACGCGCCGCCGTGTACTTCCAGGAGCAGCCTTACATCACCGAGTGGTTCACCTCCGAACAGGTGGCCGAAGTTCGGGAGAAGGAAGCTCAGGTCTACGAGCACGTGCACGGCCTGATCGACCGCGGGATCGCCAGCGGCGAGTTCTACGAGTGCGACTCGCACGTGCTGGCGCTGGGCTACATCGGAATGACGCTGGGCAGCTACCGGTGGCTACGGCCCAGTGGTCGGCGCTCGGCCAAGGAGATCGCGGCCGAGTTCAGCACCGCGCTGCTGCGTGGGCTGATTCGCGATGAGGCGATCCGCACCACCGCTCCGCTGGGTCCCTGACGGGTCAGTTGAAGATCGGCGGGATGATGTGCAGCACATCGCCCAGGACGCCGCTGAGCACGGACAGCGCGGTCACCGGCGGCTGGCTGAATTGCGGGCCGAAGTAGAAATTCAGTCCGGGATTGGTCGAGGGAACCCACGGGTACGCGTCCGGGAAGTACTCCGGTCCCCAGAGTCCGGCCTGGACGCCTATTTCCACCGCGGCGCCGTAGGGCGCCTGCAGCAGTCCCTGACCGAGGTAGTAGGCGACGGTGAACGGGTTGGGAATGTTGATCAGCCCGGCCGGGGTGGGTAGATCGGCGTAGCCGTAGTTGTAGCCGAGGTCGACCATCACCCGCAGCGGCGGCTGGATGAGGTCGGCAAGCACCGGTCCGGCGTAGGG
It contains:
- a CDS encoding PE-PPE domain-containing protein, yielding MSYVFAQPPALAAAATELSGLGTAIGEAAAAAAAPTTTLMTAAADEVSTAIADFFGGFGREFQSVSAKLGPLYQGLIQNLSSTIDYYVNAEAINTAQLRQSVTGGLFQPTAPPVLPPVFNDNIAIAMGGTGTPIPGPTYLDAVNKLFIQPNAMGATLTSLVTPEQLYPITGVRSLIFASSVQQGLQILDTAVWDQIHAGNHVTVFGYSQSAVISSLLMGHYASLGPNAPLPSQLSFILTGNEMNPNGGILARIPGLDISTVGLPFYGAMPNTPYPTTTYTLQYDGFADFPRYPLNIVSDINAVFGIITVHTTYADLTPAQVQSATPLPTTGATSNRWFIIDHPNLPLLDPVRAIPVIGEPLAALVQPNLKVIVNLGYGDPNYGYSTGYADVPTPFGLFPEVPPGVVADALVRGTQQGINDFLAIAPHALTTAPVIQPPGFPPLIQAYAPPTPPVLPPTPVNIANTFASVVSTGYSVLLPTADLLTAFATTMPAYDFTLFVSQLAQGNLRAAIELPLAATAGLAALGGMIEFIAVVEAAADIAQDLQSIGL
- a CDS encoding PE-PPE domain-containing protein, which codes for MTSMLVQPEIITSVATDIESIGSTVRAAGAAAAAPTSGLLAAAADEVSAAVANFFGTHGQEFQAVIGQVEAYHEQFQQSLAAAANAYAHTETAAAAALQGALGLPAAAAFTPPPPAFPVTNPPFSTFPTAVFIGPTGVPIPPPEYATLANLLYVHANNPNQALPILYTPEELYPITGVKSLTLNQSVSEGLTILGNYIQNQITNGPVTVFGYSQSAIISSLYMQQLAAQGFPISPADLNFVLVGNEMNPNGGMLARFPNLTLPTLGLDFYGATPSNTPYDVAIYTQEYDGFADFPRYPLNFISDLNAVVGIATVHTKYLSLTAAQVNSAVQLPTSPGYYENGGKTYYYMIPTEELPLLMPLRAIPVIGNPLAALIEPNLEVIVNLGYGDPNYGYSTSYADVQTPFGLFPDVSPSTLIDAFANGTRQGIQDFHTELQALAAQPIEFPTFTPPQPADLIATLSNLPSPEKVVNTAATVISTDYAVLLPAADTALAFATSLPLYDSQLFLEQLVQGNIVNAIGYPIAADVGLVTIAGIVQFLVISKAISQNISDIRALIP
- a CDS encoding nuclear transport factor 2 family protein; this translates as MRPPLPPFSLETALQKVQAAEDAWNTCDPERVSLAYTVDSQWRNRGEHIVGRAEIVAFLTRKWQRELDYSLRKGLWSFTDNRIAVRFQYECHDPSGQWYRSYGNELWEFSADGLMARREASINDVAINESDRRLFGPRPASEHGADFPLW
- a CDS encoding acyl-CoA dehydrogenase family protein, translated to MSAKASDYHKRLSDFMTEHVFPAEADYDKYRHEAGPGDFTVPPVIEDLKVKARERGLWNLFLPAESGLTNLEYAPLAELTGWSLEIAPEALNCAAPDTGNMETLHLFATEPQRKQWLEPLLNGEIRSAFSMTEPAVASSDARNIETSIVRDGADYVINGRKWWTSGAADPRCKILIVMGRTNPEAASHQQQSMILVPMDTPGVTVVRSTPVFGWQDQHGHCEIVYDNVRVPATNLLGEEGAGFAIAQARLGPGRIHHCMRALGGAERALALMVARANNRIAFGRPLADQGLVQHAVAKSRNEIDQARLLCEKAAWTIDKHGNKAAHLLVSQIKAVAPQVACDVIDRAIQVHGAAGVSDDTVLARLYGWHRAMRIFDGPDEVHLRTIARTELGREQSALAAAVTSHG
- a CDS encoding tyrosine-protein phosphatase — encoded protein: MAETSRELPGAWNFRDVADQTAALRPGRLYRSSELSGLDDDGREVLRRLGITDVADLRSTREVSRRGPGRVPDGVDIHLLPFPDLADDQPAADDSDNNEAPHESAFRRLMTEGDADESDEAIEANAIRYMTEEYREFPTRNGAQRAVRRVFTLLAAGRPVLTHCFAGKDRTGFVVATVLEAAGLDRDLIVADYLRSNEAVPQLRQQIAEMIAQRSDVELTPEVVTFTKARLSDGVLGVRAEYLWAAWQTIDESFGSLDAYLRDAGITGTDVTRLREALLG